A DNA window from Actinomadura coerulea contains the following coding sequences:
- a CDS encoding GNAT family N-acetyltransferase produces the protein MRDPKLREIDERAFLRRLSPMLDVYAAAMEPPNEQLPGRHTIMERHSSYPGFRAFVVERRGALPVMPAPVQGFAYGFHGARGQWWHDVVYQALSDREGPDHADSWLDDAFEVAELHVHPQAQSRGLGRSLLNALCDGRPERTVVLSTLDRTPDTPARTLYRSVGLVDLLTDFEFPGGGPRYAVMGGRLPLAPYPAPSSSE, from the coding sequence GTGAGGGACCCGAAGCTGCGCGAGATCGACGAACGCGCCTTCCTACGCAGGCTGAGCCCCATGCTGGACGTGTACGCGGCCGCGATGGAACCGCCGAACGAGCAGCTGCCAGGCCGGCACACCATCATGGAGCGGCATTCCTCGTATCCGGGGTTCCGCGCGTTCGTGGTCGAGCGGCGCGGAGCGCTGCCCGTCATGCCTGCGCCCGTCCAGGGGTTCGCCTACGGATTCCACGGGGCGCGCGGCCAGTGGTGGCACGACGTCGTCTACCAGGCGCTGTCCGACCGCGAGGGGCCCGACCACGCCGACTCGTGGCTGGACGACGCCTTCGAGGTCGCCGAACTGCACGTCCATCCGCAGGCGCAGAGCAGGGGCCTCGGCCGGTCGCTGCTCAACGCGCTGTGCGACGGGCGTCCGGAGCGGACGGTCGTGCTGTCGACGCTCGACAGGACACCGGACACCCCGGCGCGCACCCTCTACCGTTCGGTCGGCCTGGTCGACCTGCTGACCGACTTCGAGTTCCCGGGCGGCGGGCCCCGCTACGCGGTGATGGGCGGGCGGCTGCCCCTCGCGCCGTACCCGGCGCCGTCCAGCAGCGAGTAG
- the metF gene encoding methylenetetrahydrofolate reductase [NAD(P)H] → MRPVRPHRPPTVRELLASGERSFSFEFFPPKTEKGARNLWRTIRELESLHPTFVSVTYGAGGGTRDTTVDIVERIATDTTLTPVAHFTAVNHSQAELRNLIGRFAAAGVRNVLALRGDPPGDPMGEWVKHPDGVEYAGELVRMIRSYGDFCVGVAAFPYKHPRSRDIESDTRHFVDKCRAGADYAITQMFFRAEDYFRLRDRVEAAGCDVPILPGIMPVTQLSTIERSEQLSGAPFPPEVRARFEAVAGDPEAVRRLGIEHAAELCGELLEQDAPGIHFITFNKSTATREVYSLLDGAGYGARGSRPPITA, encoded by the coding sequence ATGCGACCCGTACGCCCCCACAGGCCCCCGACCGTCCGAGAACTGCTCGCTTCGGGCGAGCGCTCGTTCTCGTTCGAGTTCTTCCCGCCCAAGACCGAAAAGGGCGCGCGGAACCTGTGGCGTACGATCCGCGAGCTGGAGTCCCTGCACCCGACGTTCGTGTCGGTCACCTACGGCGCGGGCGGGGGAACCCGCGACACGACCGTCGACATCGTCGAGCGCATCGCCACCGACACCACCCTCACGCCGGTCGCGCACTTCACCGCCGTCAACCACTCCCAGGCCGAGCTGCGCAACCTGATCGGCCGGTTCGCCGCCGCCGGCGTCCGCAACGTCCTGGCCCTGCGCGGCGACCCGCCCGGCGACCCGATGGGGGAGTGGGTCAAGCACCCGGACGGCGTCGAGTACGCCGGCGAGCTGGTCCGGATGATCCGCTCCTACGGCGACTTCTGCGTCGGCGTGGCCGCGTTCCCCTACAAGCACCCGCGCTCGCGCGACATCGAGAGCGACACCCGCCACTTCGTGGACAAGTGCCGGGCCGGCGCCGACTACGCGATCACCCAGATGTTCTTCCGCGCCGAGGACTACTTCCGCCTGCGCGACCGCGTCGAGGCCGCCGGCTGCGACGTGCCGATCCTGCCCGGCATCATGCCGGTCACCCAGCTCAGCACGATCGAGCGGTCCGAGCAGCTGTCGGGCGCGCCGTTCCCGCCCGAGGTCAGGGCCCGCTTCGAGGCCGTCGCGGGCGACCCGGAGGCCGTCCGCCGGCTCGGCATCGAGCACGCCGCCGAGCTGTGCGGCGAGCTGCTCGAGCAGGACGCGCCGGGGATCCACTTCATCACGTTCAACAAGTCGACGGCGACGCGCGAGGTCTACTCGCTGCTGGACGGCGCCGGGTACGGCGCGAGGGGCAGCCGCCCGCCCATCACCGCGTAG
- a CDS encoding serine/threonine-protein kinase, producing MPHDTSRGRTDPHPPRSSSNRPGRAARAGQPHAGQPHGAHADRPAKAHPGPGRVPARPAHHRSGAPLGPDDPRGLGGYTLVGRLGEGGQGVVYLGRDGDGELVTVKLLRGGVAAGQRARSRFAKEADAALRVAGRHTARVLDADMTGDRPYIVSEFVEGPSLQHVVADRGPLSPPRLRKLALRTAAALAAIHRAGIVHRDFKPGNVLLGPDGAKVIDFGIARAADAAPLTTGPVGTPAYMAPEQIEDEPVGPPADVFAWGAAMVFAATGRPPFGTGPSAAVMRRVTSRKPDLGDMQGPLRELAARCLDKNPAARPTASQIVRALREGQAPAPKPRPTRIPRYRWRMMVALGGVVAAGFLLGVLT from the coding sequence GTGCCGCACGACACCTCCCGCGGGAGGACGGATCCCCATCCCCCGCGTTCCTCTTCGAACCGCCCCGGCCGCGCCGCCCGCGCCGGCCAGCCCCACGCCGGCCAGCCCCACGGCGCGCACGCCGACCGCCCGGCCAAGGCGCACCCCGGGCCGGGACGCGTCCCGGCCCGGCCCGCGCACCACCGCTCCGGCGCCCCGCTGGGCCCCGACGACCCGCGCGGCCTCGGCGGCTACACGCTGGTCGGACGGCTCGGCGAGGGCGGCCAGGGCGTCGTCTACCTCGGCCGGGACGGCGACGGCGAACTCGTCACCGTCAAGCTGCTGCGCGGCGGCGTGGCGGCCGGGCAGCGGGCGCGCAGCCGCTTCGCCAAGGAGGCGGACGCGGCCCTGCGGGTGGCCGGGCGGCACACCGCGCGCGTCCTGGACGCCGACATGACCGGCGACCGCCCCTACATCGTCAGCGAGTTCGTCGAGGGGCCCTCGCTCCAGCACGTCGTCGCCGATCGCGGCCCGCTGTCCCCGCCGCGGCTCCGCAAGCTCGCGCTGCGGACCGCCGCCGCGCTCGCGGCGATCCACCGCGCCGGCATCGTGCACCGCGACTTCAAGCCCGGCAACGTGCTGCTCGGCCCGGACGGCGCCAAGGTCATCGACTTCGGCATCGCCCGCGCCGCCGACGCGGCCCCGCTGACCACCGGCCCGGTCGGGACGCCCGCCTACATGGCTCCCGAGCAGATCGAGGACGAGCCGGTCGGGCCGCCCGCCGACGTGTTCGCGTGGGGGGCCGCGATGGTGTTCGCCGCGACGGGGCGCCCGCCGTTCGGCACCGGGCCGAGCGCGGCCGTCATGCGGCGCGTGACGTCCCGCAAGCCCGACCTCGGCGACATGCAGGGCCCGCTGCGCGAGCTCGCGGCCCGCTGCCTGGACAAGAACCCCGCCGCGCGCCCGACCGCGTCGCAGATCGTCCGGGCGCTGCGCGAGGGCCAGGCCCCGGCGCCGAAGCCGCGCCCGACGCGGATCCCGCGCTACCGGTGGCGGATGATGGTCGCGCTCGGCGGCGTCGTGGCCGCCGGGTTCCTCCTCGGCGTCCTCACCTGA
- a CDS encoding CoA transferase, which yields MADLPPLDGMRVIELSSFVATPLGGMTLAQLGADVIRVDQIGGGPDIDRWPLAPSGRSLYWAGLNKGKRSVAVDLRSSEGRELVAGLVADGGVVLTNAPPRPGLSYEVLRAARPDLIHVRLQGTREGGNAVDYTVNAAMGFPSITGPAGREAPVNHALPAWDVACGLYMAVGLLAAERHRLRTGEGRRIRVALRDVALATAGNLGYLAEAQLGEPRARLGNHLFGDFGRDFAAADGRVMVAVLTARHWRDLVEATGLGEVVEALERALGADFRRAGDRYGHREALGGVLASWFASRTCEQVADGLERTSVLWSRYRDFAEVAAGLRDEPLMAPLDQPGVGPHLAPGSPLRFGDASPPPVPAPALGEHTEEVLRDVLALPPERVEALRANGTITAS from the coding sequence ATGGCCGATCTACCGCCGCTGGACGGGATGCGCGTCATCGAGCTGTCCAGCTTCGTCGCGACGCCGCTGGGCGGGATGACCCTGGCGCAGCTCGGCGCGGACGTCATCCGCGTCGACCAGATCGGCGGCGGGCCCGACATCGACCGGTGGCCGCTCGCGCCGTCCGGTCGCAGCCTGTACTGGGCCGGGCTGAACAAGGGCAAGCGGTCGGTCGCCGTCGACCTGCGGTCGTCCGAGGGCCGCGAGCTGGTCGCCGGGCTCGTCGCGGACGGCGGCGTCGTCCTGACCAACGCGCCGCCGCGGCCGGGGCTGTCCTACGAGGTGCTGAGGGCCGCGCGGCCCGACCTGATCCACGTCCGGCTTCAGGGGACCCGGGAGGGCGGCAACGCCGTCGACTACACGGTCAACGCCGCGATGGGCTTCCCGTCGATCACGGGGCCGGCCGGCCGGGAGGCCCCCGTCAACCACGCGCTGCCCGCGTGGGACGTGGCGTGCGGCCTCTACATGGCCGTCGGGCTGCTGGCGGCGGAGCGGCACCGGCTGCGCACCGGCGAGGGCCGGCGGATCCGGGTCGCGTTGCGGGACGTCGCCCTGGCCACCGCGGGGAACCTCGGCTACCTCGCGGAGGCCCAGCTCGGCGAGCCCAGGGCGCGGCTGGGCAACCACCTCTTCGGCGACTTCGGACGCGACTTCGCCGCGGCCGACGGGCGGGTCATGGTCGCGGTCCTCACGGCCCGGCACTGGCGCGACCTGGTCGAGGCGACCGGCCTCGGTGAGGTGGTCGAGGCCCTCGAACGCGCCCTCGGCGCCGACTTCCGCCGCGCCGGCGACCGCTACGGCCACCGCGAGGCGCTGGGAGGCGTGCTCGCGTCGTGGTTCGCCTCCCGCACCTGCGAGCAGGTCGCGGACGGGCTGGAGCGGACGTCCGTGCTGTGGTCCCGCTACCGCGACTTCGCTGAGGTGGCCGCCGGTCTGCGGGACGAGCCGCTCATGGCGCCGCTCGACCAGCCGGGCGTGGGCCCCCACCTGGCCCCGGGCTCGCCGCTGCGGTTCGGCGACGCCTCGCCGCCTCCGGTCCCCGCCCCCGCCCTTGGCGAGCACACGGAGGAGGTCCTCCGCGACGTCCTGGCCCTGCCCCCCGAGCGCGTCGAGGCCCTGCGCGCCAACGGGACCATCACGGCTTCGTGA
- a CDS encoding beta-glucosidase family protein, whose product MRPGRGPAGALAVASALALTAVLTAASAPGEARAAAGRCGDPARRPWCDAALAPDRRAALLLRTMTGDEKISMLASDDPFGGPLGGFSENAHADTAGGIERLGVPPVRMADGPAGVRQGRATALPAPIALAATFDPKAARLYGGTVAWEARHRGNDLVFGPTVDVLRTPRNGRTFEGFGEDPYLSATLGVPWIQGAQAQGVMTSVKHMAVYTQETDRLSLGMNVDPRTLREIYLPPFEAAVKDAGAATVMCGFGKLNGRWACQDDAVLNGILRSEWGFTGFVPSDHTAAQDAAGAANGGLDMELPFGMKYNAFLLKLALAQKKVTQHTVDAHVRNILRTMFRFGVFDRQAYPNDLSRADRTASRDAARVIEEGGITLLKNDGVLPLRAPRSIALIGRAARQSPSGFGSAKVVPFATVSARDGITRRAGSGTEVTYHDGDDRGGAAAAARSAELAIVFATDSQGEFFDKSCLTLRCGEPLRGDQDGLISEVAKANPNTVVVLNTGGPVLTPWAGQVKGILEAWYPGQEAGDALARVLYGDVDPGGRLPVTFPVDEHDAPASANPAQYPGLGGSATFSEGVMVGYRHYDARGIAPRFPFGHGLSYTTFAYGGLVATAKSVQVTVTNTGRRAGVAVPQLYIGMPSPGAEVPQPPRQLKGYAKVALAPGRSAKVTFPLSPRSLAYWNEKAGAWKVAAGCYKIMVGESSRRIAGSAALGTCR is encoded by the coding sequence ATGAGGCCGGGACGCGGGCCGGCGGGGGCGCTCGCGGTCGCCTCCGCGCTGGCGCTGACGGCGGTGCTGACGGCCGCGTCCGCGCCCGGGGAGGCGCGGGCGGCCGCCGGGCGCTGCGGGGACCCCGCCCGGCGGCCCTGGTGCGACGCCGCGCTGGCGCCCGACCGGCGCGCGGCACTGCTGCTGCGGACCATGACGGGCGACGAGAAGATCTCGATGCTCGCGTCGGACGATCCGTTCGGCGGGCCGCTCGGCGGCTTCTCCGAGAACGCGCACGCCGACACCGCCGGCGGCATCGAGCGGCTCGGCGTCCCGCCGGTCCGCATGGCCGACGGCCCGGCCGGCGTCCGGCAGGGCAGGGCGACGGCGCTGCCCGCGCCGATCGCGCTCGCGGCCACCTTCGACCCGAAGGCGGCCCGGCTGTACGGCGGGACGGTCGCGTGGGAGGCCAGGCACCGGGGGAACGACCTGGTCTTCGGCCCGACCGTGGACGTCCTGCGCACGCCCCGCAACGGCCGGACGTTCGAGGGCTTCGGCGAGGACCCCTACCTGTCGGCGACCCTCGGCGTGCCGTGGATCCAGGGCGCCCAGGCACAGGGCGTGATGACCTCGGTCAAGCACATGGCCGTCTACACCCAGGAGACCGACCGGCTGTCGCTCGGCATGAACGTCGACCCGCGCACGCTCCGCGAGATCTACCTGCCGCCGTTCGAGGCCGCGGTGAAGGACGCGGGCGCCGCGACGGTGATGTGCGGGTTCGGCAAGCTGAACGGCCGATGGGCCTGCCAGGACGACGCCGTCCTCAACGGGATACTGCGGTCGGAGTGGGGGTTCACAGGGTTCGTCCCGTCCGACCACACCGCCGCGCAGGACGCCGCCGGCGCCGCCAATGGCGGGCTGGACATGGAACTGCCCTTCGGCATGAAGTACAACGCGTTCCTGCTGAAGCTGGCCCTCGCCCAGAAGAAGGTCACGCAGCACACCGTCGACGCGCACGTGCGCAACATCCTGCGGACGATGTTCAGGTTCGGGGTGTTCGACCGGCAGGCCTACCCCAACGACCTCAGCCGCGCCGACCGGACGGCGAGCCGCGACGCCGCCCGGGTCATCGAGGAGGGCGGGATCACGCTGCTGAAGAACGACGGCGTCCTCCCGCTCCGGGCCCCGAGGTCGATCGCGCTGATCGGGCGGGCCGCCCGGCAGAGCCCGAGCGGCTTCGGCTCGGCGAAGGTCGTCCCGTTCGCGACCGTGAGCGCGCGGGACGGCATCACCCGCCGCGCGGGTTCCGGGACCGAGGTGACCTACCACGACGGCGACGACCGCGGGGGCGCCGCCGCCGCGGCCCGCTCCGCCGAACTCGCCATCGTGTTCGCGACCGACAGCCAGGGCGAGTTCTTCGACAAGTCGTGCCTGACGCTGCGCTGCGGTGAGCCGCTCAGAGGCGACCAGGACGGGCTTATCTCCGAGGTCGCCAAGGCCAACCCCAACACGGTCGTCGTGCTGAACACGGGCGGCCCCGTGCTGACGCCCTGGGCCGGGCAGGTGAAGGGCATCCTCGAAGCCTGGTACCCGGGCCAGGAGGCGGGGGACGCCCTGGCGCGCGTCCTGTACGGGGACGTGGATCCCGGCGGACGCCTTCCGGTGACGTTCCCCGTCGACGAGCACGACGCGCCCGCGTCCGCGAACCCGGCGCAGTACCCCGGCCTCGGCGGGAGCGCCACCTTCTCCGAAGGCGTCATGGTCGGCTACCGGCATTACGACGCGAGGGGCATCGCGCCCCGTTTCCCGTTCGGGCACGGACTGTCCTACACCACGTTCGCCTACGGCGGACTGGTCGCGACCGCCAAGTCCGTGCAGGTGACCGTCACCAACACCGGGCGCCGCGCCGGTGTCGCCGTGCCGCAGCTGTACATCGGCATGCCCTCGCCAGGCGCGGAGGTCCCGCAGCCGCCCAGGCAGCTCAAGGGCTACGCCAAGGTCGCCCTCGCTCCCGGGCGCAGCGCGAAGGTGACGTTCCCGCTGTCGCCGCGCTCGCTCGCCTACTGGAACGAGAAGGCGGGAGCGTGGAAGGTCGCCGCCGGCTGCTACAAGATCATGGTCGGCGAGTCGTCCCGGCGGATCGCCGGCTCCGCGGCGCTCGGGACGTGCCGCTGA
- a CDS encoding YbaK/EbsC family protein, with protein MHPNAEIVAKALLDLGASGAIVELPDSARTAQAAAEQLGCEVGAIANSLVFDADGSPLLVMTSGAHRVDTVKVAALVGAAKVRRASPEFVREATGQPIGGVAPVGHPEPIRTLVDVWLDRYDKVWAAGGHPHTVFPTSYGELLRITGGTPAEVE; from the coding sequence ATGCATCCGAATGCCGAAATCGTCGCGAAGGCTCTGCTCGACCTGGGCGCGTCGGGAGCGATCGTCGAACTGCCCGACTCCGCGAGGACGGCGCAGGCCGCGGCCGAGCAGCTCGGCTGCGAGGTCGGCGCGATCGCCAACAGCCTGGTGTTCGACGCCGACGGGTCCCCGCTGCTGGTGATGACCAGCGGCGCGCACCGCGTGGACACGGTGAAGGTCGCGGCGCTGGTGGGCGCGGCCAAGGTGCGGCGGGCGTCGCCGGAGTTCGTCCGGGAGGCGACCGGCCAGCCCATCGGGGGCGTCGCGCCGGTCGGCCATCCGGAGCCGATCCGCACGCTGGTGGACGTCTGGCTGGACAGGTACGACAAAGTGTGGGCGGCGGGCGGGCACCCGCACACCGTCTTCCCCACGTCGTACGGCGAGCTGCTGAGGATCACCGGCGGAACCCCCGCCGAGGTCGAGTGA
- a CDS encoding arsenate reductase family protein: MELWHNPRCSKSRAAKTALDEAGVEYTERRYLDEPPTARELDEVLTRIGAEPWDVARLNEPVAKELGLKDLERDRARWIEVMVANPVLIQRPIVVADGSAVVARDAESVRKALDSQ, from the coding sequence ATGGAGCTCTGGCACAACCCGCGCTGCTCGAAGAGCCGCGCCGCCAAGACCGCGCTGGACGAGGCGGGCGTGGAGTACACCGAGCGCCGCTACCTGGACGAGCCGCCCACGGCGCGGGAGCTGGACGAGGTCCTCACCCGCATCGGCGCCGAGCCGTGGGACGTGGCGCGGCTGAACGAGCCGGTCGCCAAGGAGCTCGGGCTCAAGGACCTCGAACGCGACCGGGCCCGCTGGATCGAGGTCATGGTGGCGAACCCGGTGCTGATCCAGCGTCCGATCGTCGTGGCCGACGGGAGCGCCGTCGTGGCGCGCGATGCCGAATCGGTGCGCAAGGCCCTCGACAGCCAGTGA
- a CDS encoding carboxymuconolactone decarboxylase family protein, translating to MCAATPGDRVPRFDPLPEEEWDDVVRAVTDTIGPLNVITTLARHPELFRSWIGFGSMLLMNGTLGARDRELAILRTAHHRSCAYEWDHHRRVALDAGLTEDEIAALREDPDGHGWSDDDRMVLAAADELHERGTISDAAWTELATRFGERELIELVMLIGHYHMVAFTLNALRVQNEDDARDGDRGPRAEGAGG from the coding sequence ATGTGCGCCGCCACCCCAGGAGACCGCGTCCCGCGCTTCGACCCGCTCCCGGAGGAGGAGTGGGACGACGTCGTCCGGGCCGTGACCGACACGATCGGGCCCTTGAACGTCATCACCACGCTCGCCCGGCACCCGGAGCTGTTCCGGTCGTGGATCGGGTTCGGCTCGATGCTGCTGATGAACGGGACGCTGGGCGCCCGCGACCGCGAGCTGGCCATCCTGCGCACGGCGCACCACCGGTCCTGCGCGTACGAGTGGGACCACCATCGCCGGGTCGCGCTGGACGCGGGGCTCACCGAGGACGAGATCGCCGCGCTCCGCGAGGACCCGGACGGGCACGGCTGGAGCGACGACGACCGCATGGTGCTGGCCGCCGCGGACGAGCTGCACGAGCGCGGCACGATCAGCGACGCCGCGTGGACGGAGCTGGCCACGCGGTTCGGGGAGCGCGAGCTCATCGAGCTGGTGATGCTGATCGGCCACTACCACATGGTCGCCTTCACCCTGAACGCCCTGCGGGTCCAGAACGAGGACGACGCCCGGGACGGGGATCGCGGCCCCCGCGCGGAAGGGGCGGGCGGATGA
- a CDS encoding L,D-transpeptidase family protein: MRGRAIDVRKSAVLLIAAVVLTGCNDIDTAAPAPSRGTPKATPSKAPATPAPSPTHRKLKPGAKGPDVQALQRRLKALHYDPGKADGKYGPSTQTAVWAFQAVNRLKQKSTLSASFWKALDAPKEPRPVAKKRENNRVDVDLKRQYLVLYKNGTPRLITHVSSGSGEYYCAKDRGATVARCRYATTGTGDFRTGRRASGWETSPLGQLYNPIYFNGGIAFHGALDVPMQPASHGCVRMPMHIAEYFPDLVGTGVPVHVRRPR; encoded by the coding sequence ATGCGAGGGAGAGCGATCGACGTGCGGAAGAGCGCGGTTCTGCTGATCGCGGCCGTCGTCCTGACGGGCTGCAACGACATCGACACGGCGGCTCCGGCCCCATCGAGGGGGACGCCGAAGGCGACACCGTCCAAGGCGCCGGCGACACCCGCGCCGAGCCCCACGCACCGCAAGCTGAAACCGGGTGCCAAGGGGCCCGACGTGCAGGCGCTCCAGCGCCGCCTCAAGGCACTGCACTACGACCCCGGAAAGGCGGACGGGAAGTACGGGCCGTCCACGCAGACGGCCGTGTGGGCGTTCCAGGCGGTGAACCGTCTCAAGCAGAAGAGCACCCTCTCCGCGTCGTTCTGGAAGGCCCTGGACGCTCCCAAGGAGCCTCGGCCGGTGGCCAAGAAGCGCGAGAACAACCGCGTCGACGTGGATCTGAAGCGCCAGTACCTCGTCCTCTACAAGAACGGCACCCCGCGGCTCATCACCCACGTGTCGTCCGGCTCGGGGGAGTACTACTGCGCCAAGGACCGGGGCGCCACCGTCGCGCGCTGCCGCTACGCCACGACCGGCACGGGCGACTTCCGGACCGGACGCCGCGCCTCCGGCTGGGAGACCTCGCCCCTGGGGCAGCTCTACAACCCCATCTACTTCAACGGCGGCATCGCCTTCCACGGCGCCCTGGACGTCCCCATGCAGCCCGCCTCGCACGGCTGCGTCCGCATGCCGATGCATATCGCCGAGTACTTCCCTGACCTCGTCGGCACGGGCGTCCCCGTCCATGTCAGGCGGCCTCGCTAG
- a CDS encoding polyprenyl synthetase family protein, whose translation MSTTRIRKEVDEALLAFVDRRRPALRAISEDLAPLLSALDALLGGGKRLRPAFCYWGWRAAGGEDGPGIVAAAASLELLQASALIHDDVMDSSDTRRGQPSAHRRFEALHRAQGWPGDAGAFGGGAAILLGDLCLAWSGEMFETSGLDGASRSRGRAVYDLMRTEVMCGQYLDMLEGARRQANVATALRVVEYKSAKYTIERPLHLGAALAGARPDVASALTGYGLPLGIAFQLRDDVLGVFGDPAETGKPAGDDLREGKRTVLVALALERASAAQAAALERRLGDPALDRPGVDELRAVIEETGGLAACEAMIERYLREAEKALETAPITEGAREALAELAVAATTRST comes from the coding sequence ATGTCGACCACCCGGATCCGCAAGGAGGTCGACGAGGCGCTGCTGGCCTTCGTCGACCGCCGGCGCCCCGCGCTGCGCGCCATCAGCGAGGACCTCGCACCGCTGCTGTCGGCCCTGGACGCCCTGCTCGGCGGCGGCAAGCGGCTGCGTCCCGCCTTCTGCTACTGGGGGTGGCGCGCGGCGGGCGGCGAGGACGGGCCCGGCATCGTGGCCGCCGCCGCGTCCCTGGAGCTGCTCCAGGCGAGCGCTCTGATCCACGACGACGTGATGGACTCCAGCGACACCCGGCGCGGCCAGCCGTCCGCCCACCGGCGGTTCGAGGCGCTGCACCGCGCGCAGGGGTGGCCGGGCGACGCCGGGGCCTTCGGCGGCGGGGCCGCCATCCTGCTCGGGGACCTGTGCCTGGCCTGGTCGGGCGAGATGTTCGAGACCTCCGGGCTGGACGGCGCGAGCCGGTCGCGCGGCCGGGCGGTCTACGACCTGATGCGCACCGAGGTCATGTGCGGGCAGTACCTCGACATGCTGGAGGGGGCGCGCCGCCAGGCGAACGTCGCGACGGCGCTGCGCGTGGTGGAGTACAAGAGCGCCAAGTACACGATCGAGCGCCCGCTGCACCTCGGCGCGGCCCTGGCCGGGGCCCGCCCGGACGTGGCGTCCGCGCTCACCGGCTACGGCCTGCCGCTCGGCATCGCCTTCCAGCTCCGCGACGACGTGCTCGGCGTGTTCGGCGACCCGGCCGAGACCGGCAAGCCCGCGGGCGACGACCTGCGCGAGGGCAAGCGGACCGTCCTGGTCGCGCTCGCCTTGGAACGCGCCTCCGCGGCCCAGGCCGCGGCGCTGGAGCGCCGGCTCGGCGACCCGGCGCTGGACCGTCCCGGCGTGGACGAGCTGCGCGCGGTCATCGAGGAGACCGGGGGCCTCGCCGCGTGCGAGGCCATGATCGAGCGCTACCTGCGCGAGGCGGAGAAGGCTCTGGAGACGGCCCCGATCACCGAAGGCGCCCGGGAGGCGCTGGCGGAGCTCGCGGTGGCGGCCACCACGCGCAGCACCTGA
- a CDS encoding SAV_6107 family HEPN domain-containing protein — MSGTMTARGVHSAAQSVPSPSPRPRHRPMPAPRPAHTAVGQLHAARMGLAEAAEATSPAVRYVCAHLAALRAAAAVLASKEPLETHRRGRPRSVWVLLPEAEPALREWAAFFAAGADKRAAAEAGLPRAVTPRDAEELLHDAEVFVTLVEDTLGVDGQPTLPVPEAG, encoded by the coding sequence ATGTCCGGAACGATGACCGCACGCGGAGTCCACTCCGCAGCCCAGTCCGTCCCGTCCCCCAGTCCTCGCCCACGCCACCGCCCGATGCCCGCGCCGCGTCCGGCGCACACGGCCGTCGGGCAGTTGCACGCCGCCCGCATGGGCCTCGCCGAGGCGGCCGAGGCCACCTCGCCGGCCGTCCGCTACGTGTGCGCCCACCTGGCGGCGCTGCGCGCGGCCGCCGCCGTCCTGGCGTCCAAGGAGCCTCTGGAGACCCACCGCCGCGGCCGCCCGCGCAGCGTCTGGGTGCTGCTGCCCGAGGCCGAGCCCGCGCTGCGGGAGTGGGCCGCCTTCTTCGCCGCCGGCGCCGACAAGCGCGCCGCCGCCGAGGCGGGCCTGCCGCGCGCCGTCACCCCGCGCGACGCGGAGGAGCTCCTGCACGACGCCGAGGTCTTCGTCACCCTCGTCGAGGACACCCTCGGCGTCGACGGGCAGCCCACGCTGCCCGTCCCCGAAGCAGGCTGA